CGAAGTGCGTAACCTCGCGCATCGCACCCAGGAATCGGCGGAAGAGATCCACAAGATGATCACCTCCTTGCAGGTCGGTTCGCGTGAAGCGGTGACCACCATGAACGCCAGTCAGGCGTCCAGCGAAGAGAGCGTGGAAGTGGCCAATCAGGCCGGTCTGCGCCTGGTCAGCGTGACCCAGCGCATCGGTGAAATCGACGGCATGAACCAGTCGGTGGCCGCTGCAACCGAAGAGCAGACGGCGGTGGTGGAAACCCTCAACGTCGACGTCAACCAGATCAACCTGCTGAACCAGCAGAGCGTCGCCAACCTCAATGAAACGTTGAAGGATTGTGATGCGTTGTCGCAGCAGGCGAATCGGTTGAAGCAGTTGGTCGATAGCTTCAAGATCTGATTTTCAGATTCGAGACCGCGTTATCGTTGATCGCGAGCAGGCTCACTCCTACAGGGGAACGCATTCCAACTGTAGGAGTGAGCCTGCTCGCGATTGCGGCAGATCAGTCACTGCCAAACCGAAGCCTTAGACAAACAGCTTCAGCACATTCCCCATCGCATCATCGGCGAACCCCTGCACGAAATCCTTGAACCCCGGCAGCACCTCCTCCCCACCTGAAGCCGGCTCGGCAATGATCGTCCAGGTCGCCCGCGACTTGCCCGCCCCCAAAGATTCCACGTTCATCGCCGCCCACAAATTCGCCACGCCCAGCGTGTTGTAGATCGTGGTCCAGGTCATGGCCCGTGCCTGCTCATCGCGTGAGTTGAGTTGTTCGACCACCACGTTACCGTCCTTGAAGCATTTCTTGCGCAGCGAGGACACGCCTTCGCCGGTCATTTCGATGTGCGACAGCGCCGGGATGAAGCGGTCGAAGCCAGCGAAATTGCCGACCACCGCCCAGACCTGCGCCGCGTCCGCCGGCACTTCCACCGAAGAGATGACATGGCAGCCGTGAGGGTTTTTGATCAGGGTGTCCGGTTGCAGAGTGCTCATGGTGTTGCTCCTTTTTTGGATGAATCAGATGAAGTTGATTTCTTTCAGGTAATCGCAGCCGCGACGCAGCAGCGCCGGGGATTTTTCCGGGTAGTGCGCGCCCATCTGTTGCACGCCGGCTTCGGCGTTGGCGTGGCCGATAAGGGAGATGTCGCCAATGTCCTCCTCGAAGCCGTTGAGGTAGAAACCGAGCACGCCAAACAGCGCGTTGTCGGTGTCGACCCGGCCCAGTTGCTGCTGCCAGTCGGCGACGCTGACCAGCGAGAATTCGCTGCCGGTTTCGCGGAACGAGGCGACGTAGGCATCCCAACTCAGCGGTTCGGGGTTGTGCAGGTTGAACACCGCGTGCTCGGTCGAATAACGGCTGGCGTGGAAGGCGATGAAACGCGCTAGAAAGTCCACCGGCATCAGGTCGAAATTCAGCGCAAAGGCCGGCACCTGACCGAGCTGGATCGAGCCTTTGAGCATCAGCATCAAACGGTTTTTGTGCGGCTGGCAGACGCCGCTCAGGCTGTTGAAACTGATGTTGCCGGGGCGATACAGGTTGACCCACACCCCCCGCTCGCGCGCCCGTTCGAGGACGCGTTCGCCGACCCACTTCGACAGGTTGTAGCCGTTGCGGATGTAAATCGGCGGAGTCGGCGCGGCGGGCAATTCGAGCACTCGGCCTTCGCTATCGACGGTGCTTGAAGCGGACAGCGTCGAGACAAAGTTGAAGACCTTTTTGCTGCGTCCTTCACACAGGCGCAGCAGCTCGAAAATCGGCTCGACGTTATCCGCTGCCAGCGACTCGTAATCGAGCACGTGATTGACGTTGGCGGCGTTGTGCACCAGTGCGCCGAACTCGCGATCGAGGCGCTGATAATCGTCGTCGGTCAGGCCCAGTTGCGGGCGGGTGAGGTCTGCCGAATAGATCCGCACCCGACTCAGATCCAGGTGCTCGAGACGGTTCTCGCGCAATGCCTGAGCAAAACGCTGCGCCGCCGTTTGCCCGCCACCATCACGCACCAGACACGCCACTTCGCTGGCGCCCCAACCGAGCAGCGCTTCGACGATGTGCACGCCGACAAAACTGTTGGCGCCGGTGACGATCACCTTGTGCACATCGCCCAGGCGACTGATCGGCAGCGGCTCGATGTTCAGCGGGCGTTCGGCGTCGGCCATGGCCTGGGCGCTGAGCACCGCGCTGTCATCGGTACCGCGCACCAGCGTCGCGAGTTTGATGATGGTCGGTAATTCGATGAAGCGGTTGATCGAGATGCTGCGCCCGAACTCCTCACGCAAGCGCAGCAACATCCGCGACAGCAGAATCGAATGCCCACCGAGATTGAAGAAACTTTCGTCGGTGGAAATATCGCTGCTCGGCAACTCCAGCAGTTCCGCCCAGATCTCCAGCAGCAACGCTTCGTCAGCGTTTGCCGGCAGGCATTTCGGGCCGCTGTCCTGCACGCTCACCGGCAGCTCCAGCAACGCCTTGCGGTCGACCTTGCCGTTGCTGGCGAACGGCATCTGCGCCAGTTCAGTCCACGCCACCGGTTGCATGTAGTCCGGCAGAAACTGCTGGGCATGCGCCTTCAACAGATCGCGGGCAGCGTCCGATTGCGGCTGGGCGAGGAACGCCAGAATCCGCCGCTGACTGTCGATCACCACCGCCACCTGACGGTACAACTGGCTCTCGCGCAGGCAGCGCTCGATCTCTTCCGGCTCGACCCGGAAACCGCGAATCTTCACCTGATTGTCGCGTCGTCCGCACAGCTCGATGCCATGTTCGCCCCACTTGGCCATGTCGCCGCTGCGGTAGGCGCGCAAGGTCTCACCGTGCGGCAGTTGCAGGGTCAGATAGCGCTCGGCGGTCTGCTGCGCATTGTTCAGATAGCCGAGGCAAACGCCGGGGCCGACGATGAACAATTCGCCGACGGTGTTATCCGGCACCGGTTGCAGATCGTCATCGAGAATCAGCACCTGACTGTTGGCAATCGGTGCGCCAAGAGTGCGGTTGCTGTCACCCGGTTTGAGCTGGCGAGCGGTAATCAGTACCGTCGCTTCGGTGGGGCCGTAGAGGTTGTGCAGCT
The Pseudomonas fluorescens genome window above contains:
- a CDS encoding SRPBCC family protein, which gives rise to MSTLQPDTLIKNPHGCHVISSVEVPADAAQVWAVVGNFAGFDRFIPALSHIEMTGEGVSSLRKKCFKDGNVVVEQLNSRDEQARAMTWTTIYNTLGVANLWAAMNVESLGAGKSRATWTIIAEPASGGEEVLPGFKDFVQGFADDAMGNVLKLFV
- a CDS encoding non-ribosomal peptide synthetase, giving the protein MRRLDILLIGASQAMTDLVQELEQHGHSLRRSGAAQSPVDLIIDDGFIGAGDFCAIPHLHLRLGIAAQRLSGLPTLDLLCFLGSSLISRVPIGDEPSGNGQALRQRVLTQVVDEVALLVSRFSRDAEYFQQALPATAPDFEQVEDLSFLDSLAYVHRLNATTHPALLQQAQTPLIERLQRSLIEHAERPALHLAEHSLSYRQLHAHSRAIQQRLQPLLEQHPQPWIVGICQPKSPALFASILAVLGSGAVYLPLEPSHPLQRQQYILQNAGAVLLLHDGEHPLGESMPGLDVSHIDSADADLSQPLMRQRPTLEAPCMALYTSGTTGHPKGVLLSQANLAHFTAWYADYVQLRAESRVLQFSSLSFDSSLIDIFPTLLEGAELVVPDDTQRRDPLQLVALIRRRQLTHAFLPPALLSILPLEHLHGVEVMTGGDVCEPFVIEQLTRQGKLHNLYGPTEATVLITARQLKPGDSNRTLGAPIANSQVLILDDDLQPVPDNTVGELFIVGPGVCLGYLNNAQQTAERYLTLQLPHGETLRAYRSGDMAKWGEHGIELCGRRDNQVKIRGFRVEPEEIERCLRESQLYRQVAVVIDSQRRILAFLAQPQSDAARDLLKAHAQQFLPDYMQPVAWTELAQMPFASNGKVDRKALLELPVSVQDSGPKCLPANADEALLLEIWAELLELPSSDISTDESFFNLGGHSILLSRMLLRLREEFGRSISINRFIELPTIIKLATLVRGTDDSAVLSAQAMADAERPLNIEPLPISRLGDVHKVIVTGANSFVGVHIVEALLGWGASEVACLVRDGGGQTAAQRFAQALRENRLEHLDLSRVRIYSADLTRPQLGLTDDDYQRLDREFGALVHNAANVNHVLDYESLAADNVEPIFELLRLCEGRSKKVFNFVSTLSASSTVDSEGRVLELPAAPTPPIYIRNGYNLSKWVGERVLERARERGVWVNLYRPGNISFNSLSGVCQPHKNRLMLMLKGSIQLGQVPAFALNFDLMPVDFLARFIAFHASRYSTEHAVFNLHNPEPLSWDAYVASFRETGSEFSLVSVADWQQQLGRVDTDNALFGVLGFYLNGFEEDIGDISLIGHANAEAGVQQMGAHYPEKSPALLRRGCDYLKEINFI